A portion of the Candida dubliniensis CD36 chromosome R, complete sequence genome contains these proteins:
- a CDS encoding sporulation-specific protein, putative (Similar to S. cerevisiae SPS4) codes for MASIPELLSFLLLVCFLTVLDILRSLITIMSANNNNNHSNTLQNPVSPKPGEGNSKQESENSVTNELLTFQHLKHYPLVNSTKSAIELIPLSKSVFSIMGNSFSFVRSYQPMKYIVGRSDTLTNRALDEIDKWLPSLQTVEVQDITTPITKPVNDTVETVQNTITAVNGSVNKNFVDPTKSALGSVKEEFQNHVYDAEGKGIISSQADPMVAPLNHTLEQFVDNHFPNTKKVPSEGHASEISRTFKIVGNLISRNEKEKEPSEKSKPEKAKP; via the coding sequence ATGGCGTCAATTCCAGaacttctttctttcctaTTACTAGTTTGCTTCCTCACCGTGTTAGATATTTTAAGATCCCTTATCACCATCATGTCtgctaataataataataaccacAGCAATACATTGCAAAATCCCGTATCACCAAAGCCTGGTGAAGGGAATTCCAAACAAGAATCGGAAAATTCAGTTACCAATGAGTTACTCACTTTCCAACATTTGAAACACTATCCACTTGTGAATTCAACAAAGTCAGCTATTGAACTTATCCCTTTGAGTAAAAGTGTATTTTCGATTATGGGAAATTCGTTTTCATTTGTCAGAAGTTATCAACCAATGAAATATATTGTCGGTAGAAGTGATACTTTGACGAATCGAGCacttgatgaaattgataaatggTTGCCAAGTTTACAAACAGTTGAAGTACAAGATATAACAACACCAATCACTAAACCAGTAAATGATACTGTTGAAACTGTTCAAAATACTATAACCGCAGTTAATGGTTCTGTCAATAAGAATTTTGTCGATCCAACAAAAAGTGCATTAGGTTCAGTCAAAGAAGAATTCCAAAACCATGTATATGATGCTGAAGGTAAAGGGATAATTTCAAGTCAAGCTGATCCCATGGTAGCCCCGTTAAACCATACTTTAGaacaatttgttgataatcatTTCCCAAATACTAAGAAAGTCCCATCTGAAGGGCATGCTAGTGAAATATCGAGAACATTCAAGATTGTAGGAAATTTGATATCCAGAaatgaaaaggaaaaagaacCTCTGGAAAAAAGCAAACCAGAAAAGGCAAAGccataa